One segment of Brassica napus cultivar Da-Ae chromosome C3, Da-Ae, whole genome shotgun sequence DNA contains the following:
- the LOC106445258 gene encoding uncharacterized protein LOC106445258 isoform X2 yields the protein MRLFFEMWGQGSSWSSLRSAHVIFTSVSCFKNLQRVDDDGLRLCQSPEHLALYSYTDVGDGLEFHHFDHCSLDILEECSYLTNTEVKFILVTTDLYVKDTKLINKPRFLRLYLRTCTVLKHRVWLLRLTARPSRIKQEAA from the exons ATGCGATTGTTTTTTGAGATGTGGGGGCAAGGAAGCTCATGGTCCTCTTTAAGGTCAGCCCATGTTATATTTACTTCAGTTTCGTGCTTTAAAAATCTGCAAAGGGTTGACGATGATGGTTTACGTCTCTGTCAGTCCCCAG AACACTTAGCTTTATATAGCTACACGGATGTTGGTGATGGACTTGAGTTCCACCACTTCGACCATTGCTCCCTCGACATCCTTGAAGA GTGCAGTTACTTGACTAATACGGAGGTAAAATTTATATTGGTCACAACTGATTTGTATGTCAAAGACACCAAATTGATAAAT AAGCCTAGGTTCTTAAGGCTCTATCTAAGAACTTGCACTGTTCTCAAGCATAGGGTTTGGTTGCTGAGGTTAACTGCAAGACCATCTCG AATCAAGCAGGAAGCAGCATAA
- the LOC106445258 gene encoding uncharacterized protein LOC106445258 isoform X3, with protein MRLFFEMWGQGSSWSSLRSAHVIFTSVSCFKNLQRVDDDGLRLCQSPEHLALYSYTDVGDGLEFHHFDHCSLDILEECSYLTNTEVKFILVTTDLYVKDTKLINKPRFLRLYLRTCTVLKHRVWLLRLTARPSRKQHKFC; from the exons ATGCGATTGTTTTTTGAGATGTGGGGGCAAGGAAGCTCATGGTCCTCTTTAAGGTCAGCCCATGTTATATTTACTTCAGTTTCGTGCTTTAAAAATCTGCAAAGGGTTGACGATGATGGTTTACGTCTCTGTCAGTCCCCAG AACACTTAGCTTTATATAGCTACACGGATGTTGGTGATGGACTTGAGTTCCACCACTTCGACCATTGCTCCCTCGACATCCTTGAAGA GTGCAGTTACTTGACTAATACGGAGGTAAAATTTATATTGGTCACAACTGATTTGTATGTCAAAGACACCAAATTGATAAAT AAGCCTAGGTTCTTAAGGCTCTATCTAAGAACTTGCACTGTTCTCAAGCATAGGGTTTGGTTGCTGAGGTTAACTGCAAGACCATCTCG GAAGCAGCATAAATTCTGTTAA
- the LOC125583101 gene encoding uncharacterized protein LOC125583101, with product MMKSTPAVNTQSPVQPPKSTEAFEGPADEVVPRKTTPIARDGNDEIIDNVMENLSHYSMPPAAENKCLGPAGKSCFQQSVNPFDGTAEENNTGNEMLDTQPFEAESPHPHQFNMPSNGKVGESREDHSSRSAHSQTHEHLNPILPSFSLGLTQELGGHHDDDDDEMGENEDQLGAKHNGAVKAREGQIFGNGTYDLADIHEKYNRLKLLLKKDCVINVAGLSVTGKDITDIGERNRFLPGRVMDILMRVVSACVNSQICAISHTSAVFLDSRLQVLLSRNFPKFRRAKLGTPYIFTKALVDMVMKSLNSNTAASRFYMPLTFGRKHWIGICVDFTAGKIYVLDCNPELTNANGLTKELAPVSEMFPSLLKHCGCLSEYLETPVVVETVKGVVHNTNPAEAAMTACLLIQTHALYGPQTCSSITPSLVPDKAQRAAVMIYEFHKNL from the exons ATGATGAAATCTACGCCGGCAGTAAATACGCAATCACCTGTGCAGCCTCCGAAATCGACTGAAGCGTTTGAAGGGCCTGCAGATGAAGTTGTTCCTAGAAAGACAACTCCCATTGCTCGTGATGGTAATGATGAGATAATCGATAATGTGATGGAAAACCTTAGTCATTACTCAATGCCACCTGCTGCCGAAAACAAATGCCTC GGTCCTGCTGGCAAATCATGTTTCCAGCAATCGGTCAACCCTTTCGATGGAACTGCGGAGGAGAACAACACTGGAAATGAAATGTTGGACACTCAACCC TTTGAAGCTGAATCTCCACACCCGCATCAGTTTAACATGCCTTCCAATGGAAAAGTGGGAGAATCGCGGGAAGATCACTCATCGAGGTCTGCTCATAGCCAGACGCATGAACATCTTAATCCAATT CTCCCGTCATTCTCACTTGGCCTCACTCAGGAGCTTGGTGGacatcatgatgatgatgatgatgagatggGAGAGAACGAAGATCAGCTTGGTGCTAAACACAATGGAGCCGTAAAAGCAAG GGAAGGACAGATTTTCGGTAATGGTACTTATGATTTAGCAGATATTCATGAAAAGTACAACCGTCTGAAGCTTCTACTCAAGAAAGATTG CGTTATAAACGTGGCTGGTCTCTCCGTAACTGGCAAGGACATCACGGACATTGGAGAAAGAAACCGGTTTCTCCCAGGCAGA GTTATGGACATTCTTATGAGGGTCGTTTCAGCATGTGTCAACAGCCAAATTTGTGCTATCTCCCATACCTCTGCCGTTTTTCTTGATAGTCGACTTCAAGTTTTGTTGTCTAGGAACTTTCCAAAGTTCAGGAGAGCAAAGTTGGGAACTCCGTATATTTTCACCAAGGCTCTCGTCGATATGGTGATGAAGAGTTTGAATTCTAATACTGCTGCCTCACGTTTCTACATGCCTCTCACCTTCGGGCGAAAACACTGGATCGGGATTTGCGTTGATTTCACTGCCGGGAAAATATATGTTCTAGACTGCAACCCTGAACTGACGAATGCGAATGGTTTAACCAAAGAGCTTGCTCCAGTAAGTGAAATGTTCCCATCCTTGCTGAAACACTGTGGTTGCTTGTCTGAGTATCTGGAGACGCCAGTTGTTGTTGAAACTGTCAAAGGGGTGGTGCACAACACCAACCCCGCCGAAGCGGCCATGACTGCTTGTTTGTTGATTCAAACTCATGCGCTGTATGGACCACAAACTTGTAGTTCTATCACTCCATCACTCGTTCCAGACAAGGCACAAAGGGCAGctgtgatgatttatgagttccACAAGAATCTCTAG